In the genome of Chiloscyllium plagiosum isolate BGI_BamShark_2017 chromosome 33, ASM401019v2, whole genome shotgun sequence, one region contains:
- the LOC122539664 gene encoding uncharacterized protein LOC122539664: MKTELHSLQLTFLSAQKAEIDKSLAELTKLPKDKRLLFHNTFLEILGSSDNLPDIETMFDQMCESLQPDLQILDLMEDKDAARVEKLLDLLGIRKADPPGQSLTFTPGQNEVIKTVAILIQSLNELNPDILPDLAASVKMKIIPTLLKLLEKIEKRYFNPFPIRLVDEAGNMQKPEETLETLALQLTDSELLTSQKILKEFGVDLKRAKSTITHHCDNGQKAMLFHIFSSLYILSACAE; this comes from the exons ATGAAAACTGAACTTCACTCTCTGCAACTTA CATTCTTGTCTGCCCAGAAAGCTGAGATTGACAAATCACTTGCTGAACTAACTAAGCTGCCGAAAGACAAACGCCTGCTGTTCCACAACACATTCCTTGAGATTCTTGGCAGCAGTGATAATCTTCCAGATATTGAGACAATG TTTGACCAAATGTGCGAAAGTCTCCAACCTGACCTTCAAATACTGGACCTGATGGAAGATAAGGATGCAGCACGTGTGGAGAAGCTGCTGGATCTATTAGGAATTCGGAAGGCTGATCCACCGGGACAGTCCCTCACCTTCACACCTGGTCAGAATGAAGTCATTAAGACTGTAGCCATTCTCATCCAGTCACTCAACG AACTGAATCCTGATATTCTACCTGATTTGGCTGCTAGTGTTAAGATGAAGATAATACCCACACTATTAAAACTG CTGGAAAAGATTGAGAAACGATATTTCAACCCATTTCCAATTCGGTTGGTGGATGAAGCTGGAAATATGCAGAAACCTGAGGAGACTCTGGAAACCCTGGCCCTTCAGTTGACAGACAGTGAACTTCTAACATCTCAGAAGATTCTGAAAGAATTTGGAGTTGACCTAAAGAGAGCGAAGTCTACAATCACACACCATTGTGATAATGGGCAGAAGGCGATGCTGTTTCACATCTTCAGTAGTTTGTACATTCTCAGTGCTTGTGCTGAGTAA
- the LOC122539663 gene encoding uncharacterized protein LOC122539663 — MVSAVRIMFQEVTKEIVNEIDPDGRWIPTSSLAQSYCKPLRLILKKKPFFPFFQDKFIPMSITLTDILQDSKNLDFGLESSPVARYGQGSGSSVSASVCAPIGEAGADISGSKSDAMSEIEMIKRAISKKKLDENIQDRKIDRENSFVKQLKDDFIYVITEVIETKDPCYLVKTFKASLGMKFLLKPFKGSITVSVVIVMRSTRKWVP, encoded by the exons ATGGTTTCAGCAGTAAG AATCATGTTTCAAGAAGTAACCAAGGAAATTGTGAATGAGATTGACCCTGATGGCAGATGGATTCCTACATCAAGCTTGGCTCAATCTTACTGTAAACCACTTCGTCTCATCCTGAAAAAGAAGCCATTCTTTCCCTTTTTTCAAGACAAATTCATCCCAATGTCTATCACTCTGACTGACATACTGCAGGACAGCAAAAATTTAGATTTTG GATTGGAATCCTCACCCGTGGCCAGATATGGTCAGGGCTCTGGCTCCTCAGTCAGTGCAAGTGTTTGTGCGCCAATTGGGGAAGCAGGAGCTGACATTTCAGGAAGCAAATCCGATGCCATGTCTGAGATAGAAATGATAAAGCGAGCCATCTCTAAAAAGAAACTGGATGAAAATATCCAAGACAG GAAGATAGACAGAGAGAACAGCTTTGTGAAACAACTGAAGGATGATTTCATTTATGTCATCACAGAAGTGATAGAGACAAAGGATCCATGTTATCTAGTGAAAACATTCAAGGCATCTTTAGGGATGAAATTCCTACTTAAGCCTTTCAAGGGGAGTATAACCgtgtctgtagtgattgtaatgaggtcaaccagaaAATGGGTTCCCTGA